A single genomic interval of Hafnia alvei harbors:
- the envZ gene encoding two-component system sensor histidine kinase EnvZ, protein MRRLRFSPRSSFARTLLLIVTLLFVSLVTTYLVVLNFAILPSLQQFNKVLAYEVRMLMTDKLQLEDGTQLEVPPAFRREIYRELGISLYTNSAAEESGLRWAQHYQFLSQQMAQQLGGPTDVRVEISKNTPVVWLKTWLSPDIWVRVPLTEIHQGDFSPLFRYTLAIMLLAIGGAWLFIRIQNRPLVELEHAAIQVGKGHIPPPLREYGASEVRSVTRAFNQMAAGVKQLADDRTLLMAGVSHDLRTPLTRIRLATEMMSSEDGYLAESINKDTEECNAIIEQFIDYLRTGQEMQTEVCDLNGILAEVVAAESGYERVIDTDLAEGELLVDVHPLSIKRAAVNMVVNATRYGNGWIKVSSGIEDKRAWFQVEDDGPGIAPEQLAHLFQPFVRGESARTTSGTGLGLAILQRIIDGHSGSLDIGTSERGGLRIRALLLMPESDPLTSSETKSGHKKKDKEPHH, encoded by the coding sequence ATGAGGCGACTGCGCTTCTCGCCGCGTAGCTCGTTTGCCCGCACGTTGTTGCTGATTGTCACCTTACTGTTTGTCAGTTTGGTGACAACCTATTTGGTGGTGCTGAATTTTGCGATTCTGCCCAGCCTACAGCAATTCAATAAGGTGTTGGCGTATGAAGTCCGTATGTTGATGACGGACAAGCTACAGCTTGAGGATGGTACACAGCTGGAGGTTCCTCCGGCGTTTCGGCGCGAAATTTATCGTGAGCTGGGCATTTCTCTGTACACCAATTCTGCGGCGGAGGAGAGTGGCCTGCGCTGGGCGCAACACTATCAATTCCTCAGCCAGCAGATGGCACAGCAGTTGGGCGGCCCAACTGATGTTCGCGTTGAAATAAGTAAGAACACACCGGTGGTGTGGCTCAAAACATGGTTATCACCTGATATCTGGGTACGCGTTCCGCTGACGGAAATCCATCAGGGCGACTTCTCTCCGTTGTTCAGATATACCCTGGCAATTATGCTGCTGGCGATTGGCGGTGCGTGGCTGTTTATTCGTATTCAGAACCGACCCTTGGTGGAACTGGAGCATGCCGCTATTCAGGTGGGGAAAGGGCATATACCCCCGCCGCTGCGTGAATATGGTGCGTCTGAAGTTCGCTCCGTGACGCGGGCATTTAACCAAATGGCGGCAGGGGTTAAGCAGCTTGCCGACGATCGTACCCTGCTGATGGCGGGCGTGAGCCACGATCTACGTACGCCGCTTACGCGCATTCGTTTAGCGACAGAGATGATGAGCAGCGAAGATGGCTATCTGGCGGAGTCGATTAACAAAGATACCGAAGAGTGTAACGCCATTATTGAGCAGTTTATTGACTACCTGCGCACTGGGCAGGAGATGCAAACCGAAGTTTGCGATCTGAACGGTATTTTAGCCGAAGTCGTGGCCGCTGAGAGTGGTTATGAAAGGGTGATCGACACCGATCTTGCCGAGGGCGAACTACTGGTTGATGTACATCCTCTGTCGATTAAGCGCGCCGCGGTGAATATGGTGGTTAACGCCACTCGTTACGGTAACGGTTGGATCAAAGTTAGCAGCGGCATCGAAGATAAAAGGGCATGGTTCCAAGTGGAAGATGACGGTCCAGGTATCGCTCCTGAACAGTTAGCGCATCTTTTCCAACCTTTTGTCCGGGGTGAAAGTGCTCGAACAACCAGCGGAACCGGGCTGGGACTGGCGATCCTGCAACGTATTATCGATGGCCACTCTGGTAGCTTGGATATCGGCACCAGCGAACGTGGTGGGCTGCGTATCCGCGCGTTGTTATTGATGCCTGAGTCAGACCCTCTTACATCGTCTGAGACAAAATCGGGTCATAAGAAGAAAGACAAAGAGCCTCATCACTGA